One stretch of Croceibacterium atlanticum DNA includes these proteins:
- the purS gene encoding phosphoribosylformylglycinamidine synthase subunit PurS yields the protein MKVRIHVSLKPGVLDPQGRAVHHSLEGLGFTGVEDVRVGRLIELEVADGTSDETLDDMCRKLLANMVIENYRIEKLETA from the coding sequence ATGAAGGTCCGCATTCATGTCAGCCTCAAGCCCGGCGTTCTCGATCCGCAGGGCCGCGCCGTGCATCATTCGCTCGAAGGACTCGGCTTTACCGGCGTCGAGGATGTGCGCGTCGGCAGGCTGATCGAACTGGAAGTTGCCGATGGCACCAGCGATGAAACGCTGGACGATATGTGCCGGAAGCTGCTCGCCAATATGGTGATCGAAAACTACCGCATCGAGAAACTGGAGACGGCCTGA
- a CDS encoding K+/H+ antiporter subunit F → MINFAISAGALMIALAIVLNALRLFLGPSRGDRILALDTMLINAIALIVLFGIYENTGFYFEAALLLAMVGFVGTVAYTKFLLRGDIVE, encoded by the coding sequence ATGATCAATTTTGCGATAAGCGCCGGGGCCTTGATGATCGCATTGGCCATCGTACTCAATGCGCTGCGTCTTTTCCTCGGCCCGTCGAGGGGGGATCGAATCCTCGCTCTCGACACGATGTTGATCAACGCGATCGCATTGATCGTCCTGTTCGGCATCTATGAAAATACCGGCTTCTATTTCGAAGCAGCGCTGCTTCTTGCCATGGTCGGCTTCGTGGGGACGGTGGCTTACACCAAGTTCCTGCTGCGCGGCGATATTGTGGAGTAA
- a CDS encoding Na+/H+ antiporter subunit G, whose translation MMETIAEILVAFLILLGGAFALIGSWGLFRLPSLMTRLHGPTKATTLGVGGILLASVVYFPVFGGRFSAHELLITIFLFIAAPITANMVAKAHLHRQTHDIDPNPADDIQEGLPEKDRWATFWKGDA comes from the coding sequence ATGATGGAAACCATCGCCGAAATTCTTGTCGCCTTTCTGATCCTGCTGGGCGGGGCATTCGCCCTGATCGGTTCCTGGGGGCTGTTCCGCCTTCCATCGCTGATGACGCGGCTCCATGGGCCGACAAAGGCCACGACGCTTGGCGTGGGCGGTATCCTGCTTGCCTCGGTGGTCTATTTCCCTGTCTTCGGGGGGCGGTTTTCAGCCCATGAATTGCTGATAACCATTTTCCTGTTCATCGCGGCGCCGATAACGGCCAACATGGTCGCGAAGGCGCATCTGCACAGGCAGACCCATGACATTGATCCCAATCCCGCGGATGATATCCAGGAAGGGCTGCCGGAAAAGGATCGCTGGGCAACATTCTGGAAGGGTGACGCATAG
- the purQ gene encoding phosphoribosylformylglycinamidine synthase subunit PurQ — translation MSGFRAAVITFPGSNCDRDMAMALEQVSGTAPIRVWHGDADLPERLDFIALPGGFSYGDYLRSGAMAANSPIMRSVVNAAERGVPVLGVCNGFQVLTEARLLPGALMRNSVQTFICRTVTLTVENNQSLFTGGYEAGQSIRIPVAHHDGNYFADEETLDRLEGESRVAFRYAENCNGSRRDIAGILNEAGNVLGMMPHPERAIEPAQGGTDGRILFESAIKGLVEA, via the coding sequence ATGAGCGGTTTCCGCGCGGCGGTGATCACATTTCCCGGATCCAATTGCGATCGGGACATGGCGATGGCGCTGGAACAGGTATCGGGCACTGCGCCGATCCGTGTCTGGCATGGCGATGCGGATCTGCCGGAACGGCTGGATTTCATCGCGCTGCCCGGCGGCTTTTCCTATGGGGACTATCTGCGTTCCGGCGCGATGGCGGCCAACAGCCCCATCATGCGATCCGTGGTGAATGCGGCGGAACGCGGCGTGCCGGTCCTGGGCGTATGCAACGGCTTCCAGGTGCTGACCGAAGCGCGCCTTCTGCCCGGCGCCCTGATGCGCAATTCGGTGCAGACCTTCATCTGCCGCACTGTCACGCTGACGGTGGAAAACAACCAGTCGCTGTTTACCGGCGGATATGAGGCCGGGCAGTCCATCCGCATCCCCGTTGCCCATCACGACGGCAATTATTTCGCTGACGAAGAAACGCTGGACCGGCTTGAGGGCGAAAGCCGCGTTGCTTTCCGCTATGCGGAAAACTGCAATGGCTCGCGCCGCGACATTGCCGGGATCCTGAACGAAGCGGGTAATGTGCTGGGCATGATGCCGCATCCGGAAAGGGCGATCGAGCCTGCCCAGGGTGGCACCGATGGCAGGATATTGTTTGAAAGTGCGATCAAGGGGCTGGTCGAAGCCTGA
- a CDS encoding putative bifunctional diguanylate cyclase/phosphodiesterase, whose amino-acid sequence MAGNHSDLPSLPLRLTPLQIVGLRDPEEGGWSRLRTLQYAGLHQMGLTRTIAHLLAAVIALGLFMGDVPLWQILIWLVTLGLALANGHRIDRSLADIGRRSMTREDFRRQALGVAACAFVWAFALTLFAPHGDSGEQLALWTLIAMLIAGSTATMSAAPIGAITFATVAGGAAALNFLFRGQIEFAAAVIAFLAVAIGGTLTAARTYLSARIAEAGVAEKDEVVSLLLREFQENEADWLWQVDVNRRVRSASPRFAYALGSEPDTINGKSLIELIAGESWASGKFAPSLHELTQMLTRRENFSNMLVQVDIAGGRRWWELSGTPITDSKGNFAGFRGVGSDVTEQRESDEKIAYLARYDTLTGLPNRLMLTEALGEAMRYADQWKTSCAFLMVDLDRFKSVNDSLGHQIGDRLLAQVSKRLQSVMTENEKCGRLGGDEFAIVIRDAADKDRIEKVATTVIKALSQPYDVDNHTLYIGASIGSAVGPRDGTTVETLMRNADLALYRAKDDGGGEYRTYEPSLHADAEERRRLELALRHAVGRNELLLNFQPVVSAKDEQVVSFEALLRWNSAEHGFVSPGKFIPLAEDTRLIVPIGEWVLHEACRHAVKWPSDMKVAVNVSGEQLLEPGFSESVVRALADSGLPANRLEVEVTESIFLRDARTARQALEEIMALGCSIALDDFGTGYSSLGYLRKLHFSTIKVDRSFVQGAAQGSRESLAIIRAVVAMAQSLDMATTAEGTETKEEVELVRSLGCDKIQGYFFGRPIGAEEALELVRKRRIVAA is encoded by the coding sequence GTGGCGGGAAATCATTCCGACTTGCCGAGCCTGCCTTTGCGGCTGACGCCGCTGCAGATTGTCGGCCTGCGGGACCCTGAAGAGGGCGGCTGGTCGCGCTTGCGCACCTTGCAATATGCCGGTCTGCACCAGATGGGCCTGACGCGGACCATTGCCCACTTGCTGGCTGCGGTCATCGCGCTGGGCCTTTTCATGGGCGATGTGCCCCTCTGGCAGATACTGATCTGGCTGGTCACCCTGGGTCTTGCACTGGCAAATGGCCATCGCATCGATCGAAGCCTAGCCGATATCGGCCGCCGATCCATGACCAGGGAAGATTTCCGGCGTCAGGCCCTGGGCGTTGCCGCCTGCGCATTTGTATGGGCCTTTGCCCTGACGCTGTTTGCACCACACGGGGATTCCGGCGAACAATTGGCGCTCTGGACGCTGATTGCCATGCTGATCGCCGGATCGACTGCAACCATGTCTGCCGCGCCGATCGGGGCCATCACTTTCGCCACGGTGGCGGGCGGTGCGGCTGCGCTCAACTTCCTCTTTCGCGGTCAGATTGAATTTGCCGCTGCGGTCATTGCTTTTCTTGCCGTGGCGATCGGCGGCACGCTGACGGCTGCCAGGACTTATCTTTCCGCGCGCATTGCCGAGGCCGGCGTTGCGGAAAAGGACGAAGTCGTATCGCTGCTGCTGCGTGAATTTCAGGAGAATGAAGCGGACTGGCTGTGGCAGGTCGATGTCAATCGCCGGGTTCGCTCAGCTTCGCCCCGCTTTGCCTATGCCCTGGGCAGCGAACCGGATACGATCAATGGGAAGTCCCTGATCGAATTGATTGCCGGCGAAAGCTGGGCAAGCGGCAAGTTCGCCCCCAGCCTGCACGAACTGACGCAAATGCTGACCCGGCGGGAGAACTTCTCCAACATGCTGGTGCAGGTAGATATCGCCGGCGGGCGTCGCTGGTGGGAATTGTCCGGCACGCCGATTACCGATTCCAAGGGCAATTTCGCAGGTTTTCGCGGGGTCGGGTCCGATGTCACCGAACAACGGGAATCGGACGAGAAGATTGCCTATCTTGCCCGTTACGACACGCTGACCGGACTGCCCAACCGCCTGATGCTGACCGAGGCGCTGGGAGAGGCCATGCGCTATGCCGATCAGTGGAAGACCAGTTGCGCCTTCCTGATGGTCGATCTCGATCGCTTCAAATCGGTCAATGATTCCCTTGGCCACCAGATTGGCGACCGGCTGCTTGCCCAGGTTTCCAAGCGGTTGCAGTCAGTGATGACCGAGAACGAGAAATGCGGCCGTCTGGGAGGGGACGAATTCGCGATCGTGATCCGTGACGCTGCGGACAAGGATCGCATCGAAAAGGTCGCGACCACGGTTATCAAGGCTCTTTCCCAGCCTTACGATGTCGATAATCACACGCTTTACATCGGCGCCAGTATCGGTTCCGCCGTGGGGCCGCGGGATGGCACGACGGTGGAAACGCTGATGCGCAATGCCGACCTCGCGCTCTACCGGGCGAAGGATGACGGCGGCGGCGAATACCGGACATATGAACCTTCGCTGCACGCTGATGCGGAGGAACGCCGTCGGCTTGAACTGGCTCTGCGTCACGCGGTGGGCCGCAATGAGCTATTGCTCAATTTCCAACCCGTGGTCAGCGCGAAGGACGAACAAGTCGTCAGCTTCGAAGCCTTGCTGCGCTGGAACAGTGCGGAACATGGCTTTGTCAGCCCGGGCAAGTTCATCCCACTTGCGGAAGACACGCGCCTGATCGTGCCGATTGGCGAATGGGTGCTGCACGAGGCATGCCGCCACGCCGTAAAATGGCCGAGCGACATGAAGGTCGCCGTGAATGTTTCGGGCGAGCAATTGCTGGAGCCGGGCTTTTCAGAAAGCGTGGTGCGGGCGCTGGCCGACAGCGGGTTGCCGGCAAACCGCCTAGAAGTGGAAGTGACGGAGAGCATCTTCCTGCGCGATGCGCGCACCGCACGGCAGGCGCTTGAAGAAATCATGGCGCTGGGTTGTTCCATCGCCCTGGATGATTTCGGAACCGGCTATTCCTCGCTCGGCTATCTGCGCAAGCTGCATTTTTCGACCATCAAGGTCGATCGCAGTTTCGTGCAAGGGGCCGCGCAGGGCAGCCGGGAAAGTCTGGCCATCATTCGGGCAGTCGTGGCCATGGCGCAAAGCCTGGATATGGCCACGACCGCCGAAGGCACGGAAACGAAGGAAGAAGTGGAACTGGTCCGCTCCCTCGGATGCGACAAGATACAGGGCTATTTCTTCGGTCGCCCAATCGGTGCGGAAGAGGCGCTGGAACTGGTGCGCAAGCGCAGGATCGTTGCCGCCTGA
- a CDS encoding Na+/H+ antiporter subunit E, which translates to MMKRLFPHPALSGLLAIFWVLLANSLSWGAVIMAIIVGIVVPLFTSSYWRDKPVLRFGWPMLEYLLIVLWDIVVANFQVAWIILTKRNRNLRSAWLVIPLDVRQPEAITALAGTISLTPGTVSADVSGDGKALLVHALDVADKEADIARIKSRYEARLKRIYR; encoded by the coding sequence ATGATGAAGCGGCTTTTTCCCCATCCCGCACTGAGCGGATTGCTGGCGATTTTCTGGGTGCTTCTGGCCAATTCCCTGTCCTGGGGGGCCGTGATCATGGCGATCATCGTTGGCATAGTGGTGCCGCTGTTCACTTCATCCTACTGGCGCGACAAGCCCGTTCTCCGCTTCGGCTGGCCGATGCTGGAATATTTGCTGATTGTGCTGTGGGATATCGTGGTGGCCAATTTCCAGGTCGCCTGGATCATCCTGACCAAACGCAACAGGAATCTCCGCTCGGCCTGGCTGGTCATCCCTCTCGACGTGCGCCAGCCGGAGGCGATCACCGCGCTGGCGGGCACAATCAGCCTGACGCCGGGCACCGTTTCGGCCGATGTATCAGGTGATGGCAAGGCGCTGCTCGTCCATGCGCTGGACGTGGCAGACAAGGAGGCGGACATTGCCCGCATCAAATCCCGCTACGAAGCCCGATTGAAGAGAATCTACCGATGA
- a CDS encoding M16 family metallopeptidase, which yields MFRFLLAAFLAIAIPLQGPILAREQASVPTAPAPETGWPFPETDLPVDPAYRFGVLDNGMRYIIRPNGTPAGQGMVQFWVHGGSLDEKEDELGFAHFIEHMAFNGSANVPEGEMIRLLEREGLAFGADTNASTGFDTTLYKLDLPRNDPALLDTALMLMRETASNLTFDPEAVEREKGVVLSEMRVRDTYSMRSTLDAFKFIYPDARFPNRLPIGTQETLENATAEGLRSLWRRIYRPDNTAVIVIGDFDADEVEAAIRDHFADWQPLRKVPQPAAGPIDPDLQGQTRIYIDPALAERITVSRMGPWQEKVDSLAFRKQNVRRQLGYQIINRRLQRLTRMEDPPFRSASLVTGEAFEAGRTTNLVVDAGDGEWRRALAAAQAEYRRALEFGFSDAEVAEQLANLRTALENNAAGADTRNNASFVIAALTLLEDEQVPTTPASALARFEAHLPEITPENVLASLQEELVPLDNPMIRFEGRTPPEGSEEALRAAWNEGMKAELAPEDAAEFADFAYGEFGPPGMVLSDEREGLLGIRKIVFANGLKLNLKPTDLQNDRVSVQLNIDGGELLNTAEDPLATAMVNVLPLGGLAKHSIDELQSILAGRSVGFSMIADEDRFRLSATTTPRDLDLQLELFAAAISDPGYRPEGEAQYQRNIANFFARRTATPENALSNELGRIISDGDPRFTLQPQEAYQDLSYARLRDVITDRLASGAMELAIVGDFHEDEVIGMVARTLGALPPREGEFRTYDQARQRSFTADRSEYVLYHDGKADQAVLRMTWPTTDDRDFRELLRLELLERVIRLELTDKLREQLGQTYSPGVAADQSRTYPGYGTFAIAASLDVADVDAARQAILETIGDMIAAPVDEDVILRARQPLLETYDNALKTNAGWMSLVDRAQTEPERLERFLSGKETLSSITGEDIRAAAEQYLQPHERVEIVVLPRQAGDKTAQ from the coding sequence ATGTTCCGTTTCCTGCTTGCCGCATTCCTTGCCATCGCCATTCCGCTTCAGGGGCCGATACTGGCCCGCGAACAGGCGAGCGTGCCCACCGCCCCGGCACCGGAAACCGGCTGGCCATTTCCCGAAACCGATCTTCCGGTGGATCCTGCCTACCGCTTCGGCGTGCTGGACAACGGGATGCGCTACATCATCCGCCCGAATGGCACGCCCGCCGGACAGGGCATGGTCCAGTTCTGGGTCCATGGCGGCTCGCTGGATGAAAAGGAGGACGAACTCGGCTTCGCCCATTTCATCGAACACATGGCCTTCAACGGATCCGCCAATGTCCCCGAAGGGGAGATGATCAGGCTGCTGGAACGCGAAGGGCTGGCCTTTGGCGCCGATACCAATGCCTCCACGGGTTTCGACACCACGCTCTACAAGCTGGACCTGCCGCGCAATGATCCGGCCCTGCTGGACACGGCGCTGATGCTGATGCGTGAAACAGCCAGCAATCTGACCTTCGATCCGGAAGCGGTCGAACGGGAAAAAGGCGTGGTCCTGTCGGAAATGCGCGTGCGCGATACCTATTCGATGCGCAGCACGCTGGATGCGTTCAAGTTCATTTACCCCGATGCCCGTTTCCCCAACCGCCTGCCCATCGGCACGCAGGAAACACTGGAAAATGCCACGGCAGAGGGGCTGCGCAGCCTCTGGCGCCGTATCTACCGCCCGGACAATACCGCCGTGATCGTTATCGGCGATTTCGATGCGGATGAGGTGGAAGCCGCGATCCGCGATCATTTTGCCGATTGGCAGCCCCTGCGCAAAGTGCCCCAGCCCGCCGCCGGCCCGATCGATCCAGACCTGCAGGGGCAGACGCGGATCTATATCGACCCCGCCCTGGCGGAACGCATCACCGTGTCGCGCATGGGACCGTGGCAGGAGAAGGTCGATTCCCTTGCCTTCCGCAAGCAGAATGTCCGCCGTCAGCTGGGCTACCAGATCATCAATCGGCGGCTTCAGCGCCTGACGCGCATGGAAGATCCGCCCTTCCGCAGCGCCAGCCTCGTTACGGGCGAAGCCTTCGAGGCCGGGCGGACGACCAATCTGGTGGTTGATGCCGGGGACGGGGAATGGCGCCGCGCCCTGGCCGCGGCACAGGCAGAATATCGCCGGGCGCTGGAATTCGGCTTCAGCGACGCGGAAGTGGCCGAACAATTGGCCAATCTGCGCACCGCACTGGAAAACAACGCCGCCGGCGCCGACACGCGCAACAATGCCAGCTTTGTCATCGCCGCACTGACCCTGCTGGAAGACGAACAGGTGCCGACCACCCCGGCCAGCGCCCTCGCCCGGTTCGAAGCGCATTTGCCGGAGATTACGCCGGAAAATGTGCTCGCCTCGCTGCAGGAAGAACTGGTCCCGCTCGATAATCCGATGATCCGTTTTGAAGGCCGGACCCCGCCGGAAGGGAGCGAAGAAGCGTTGCGCGCGGCCTGGAACGAAGGGATGAAGGCGGAACTCGCGCCGGAAGATGCCGCCGAATTCGCGGATTTCGCCTATGGCGAATTCGGCCCTCCCGGAATGGTTTTGTCGGACGAGCGGGAGGGCCTGCTCGGCATTCGGAAGATCGTCTTCGCCAATGGGCTGAAACTCAACCTCAAGCCCACCGATTTGCAGAATGACCGGGTTTCCGTGCAATTGAACATCGATGGCGGGGAATTGCTGAACACGGCGGAGGACCCGCTGGCCACGGCAATGGTCAATGTCCTGCCGTTGGGAGGCCTTGCCAAACATTCGATAGACGAACTGCAATCGATCCTGGCCGGCCGCAGCGTTGGCTTTTCCATGATCGCGGACGAGGATCGTTTCCGGCTGTCCGCCACCACAACGCCGCGCGATCTCGATCTCCAGCTGGAATTGTTCGCCGCGGCGATCAGCGATCCCGGCTATCGCCCGGAAGGCGAAGCGCAATATCAACGCAATATCGCCAATTTCTTCGCCAGGCGCACTGCCACGCCGGAAAACGCCCTGTCCAATGAACTGGGCCGAATCATTTCCGATGGCGATCCGCGCTTCACCCTGCAACCGCAGGAGGCCTATCAGGATCTCAGCTATGCCCGCCTGCGCGATGTCATTACTGACCGGTTGGCCAGTGGCGCAATGGAACTGGCCATTGTCGGCGATTTCCACGAGGACGAGGTGATCGGCATGGTTGCCCGCACGCTGGGCGCCCTGCCCCCGCGGGAAGGCGAATTCCGCACCTACGACCAAGCGCGCCAACGCAGCTTCACCGCCGATCGCAGCGAATATGTGCTGTATCATGATGGCAAGGCCGACCAGGCAGTTCTGCGCATGACATGGCCGACCACGGATGACCGTGATTTCCGCGAATTGCTGCGCCTCGAATTGCTGGAGCGGGTTATCCGTCTGGAACTGACCGACAAATTGCGGGAACAATTGGGGCAAACCTATTCCCCCGGCGTCGCTGCCGACCAGTCCCGCACCTATCCCGGTTACGGCACTTTCGCGATTGCCGCATCGCTGGACGTTGCCGATGTGGACGCTGCCCGGCAGGCGATCCTGGAAACGATCGGGGACATGATTGCTGCGCCAGTGGACGAAGATGTCATTCTTCGCGCCCGCCAGCCCTTGCTGGAAACCTATGACAATGCGCTGAAGACCAATGCCGGCTGGATGAGCCTGGTCGATCGTGCGCAGACCGAACCCGAACGGCTGGAACGATTCCTCAGCGGGAAGGAAACTTTGTCTTCCATCACCGGAGAGGATATTCGCGCGGCGGCCGAACAATATCTTCAACCGCATGAGCGGGTCGAGATCGTTGTGCTGCCTCGTCAAGCCGGGGATAAGACCGCGCAATAG